Genomic segment of Erwinia sp. SLM-02:
TCAGCATCAAATTCAGGAATGATTTTTCCTGTTGATTCTGATGGGCACAGTCACCGATCAGGACCAGATAGCCCTGATCTGCGGCAATAACCTCGATTCCCCGAATGATTTCGCTGAAGAACGGGTCACAGATATCCGGCACGATGACCAGAATGGTGCGTGATTCACTGCGGCGGGCGCTGCGCGTCATGGAATGTGGGGAATAACCAACCGCAATAACCGCCTGTTCAACTTTACTACGTGTCGCGGCGGAGACCTTTTCCGGGTTCATCAGGGCGCGGGAGACCGTTGCCGTTGATACGCCTGCTTTTTCAGCTACGTCCTTCATGGTCGCTGCTGGTGTCTCTTGATTCTGCTCCAACGCTTTTCTCCTCACGCCAGCCGAAACTGACCTGACCGACGGGTGATAATGTTTTCTTTCCGGGGTGGCCCGCTTATCCCTTTGCTGGCCCTTGCGCATTTTTACAGATGCAGCGGACTGCTGTTACTTAATTTGCATAAAAAATGTGACTTGTGCGACTTTTTTCGATCGAGGCCGCAACTTTGACATGCAAACGTTTCCGTCTGCATCTTTAACCGGGTTCGACGATCGATGAACGATATCGGCGTTTTTAACCTTCAGCGGGATCGATATCCAGCGACCATTTGACTTTGCGCGACTGGGGCAGTGTGCCAACCAGCGGCAGGCTGGATTTGATCAGCCGCTGCAGCACCGCACGTGAAGGGTGCTGCAGCAGCAACTGCCAGCGATACCGGCCGCTGCGCTTGGCCTGCAGGGCCGGAACCGGCCCCATTACCCAGAAACTGTCGTCTTTCAGCGGGCTGGCTTCCAGCAGGTTGCGCAGCTGCTGGAGAAACAGGGAAGCCTGCTGATTATCATGATCGTCGGCGCGGAACAGCGCATGGCTGGTAAACGGCGGCAGGAAAACGCTTTTGCGCTCGCTCAGCGCCTGCTTAGCGAAGGCGTCATAGCCCTGCTTCAGCAGAGTTTGCAGCAAAGGGTGGTCAGGGTGATGGGTCTGCAGCATGACTTCGCCCTGTTTGCCTGCCCGACCTGCCCGTCCTGCCACCTGGGTGTAGAGTTGGGCGAAGCGTTCAGCGGAACGGAAATCGGCAGAGAACAGGGCACCATCGACGTCGAGTAGAGAAACCAGCGTGACGTCGGGGAAATGGTGCCCTTTAGCCAGCATCTGAGTACCTACAAGGATCCGTGCGCCGCCGCGATGCACTTCCGCCAGCTGCTGTTCCAGTGCGCCTTTGCGGCTGGTGGTATCCCGATCGATACGCGACAGCGGCACGCCGGGGAACAGCGTACTGAGATTATGCTCCAGCTGTTCCGTACCCAGCCCGACGGGCACCAGGTGCGTCGTTCCGCACTGGGGGCACTGATGGGGAATGGGCCGCTGACTGTCACAGTGGTGGCAGCGCAGCTGGCGCTGATTCTGATGCAGCGTGTAGTAACGGTCGCAGCGCTGGCATTCGGCAATCCATCCGCACTCGTGGCACAGCAGCGTTGGGGAAAAGCCTCTGCGGTTGAGGAACAACAGGACCTGATTATCGGCCTTTAAGTGCTCACCTATTTTCCTGATAAGCAGCGGAGATAATCCACCCTGAAGCTTCACGCCTTTCAGGTCTATCAGTAGTTGCGTGGCGCGCGTGGCGTTACCTGCACGTTTGCTGAGGCTGAGCAGGTGATATTTGCCTAACTGCACGTTGTGCAGCGTTTCCAGTGCCGGCGTGGCGGACCCCATCACCACCGGAATATCCTCCTGCCGGGCACGCAGCACCGACAGATCGCGGGCGTGATAGCGCCAGCCCTCCTGCTGTTTATATGAGCCGTCGTGTTCTTCATCAATAATGATGGCACCCAGCCGGGCAAAGGGGGTGAACAGCGACGAGCGCGTCCCGATAACAATCGCCGTTTCGCCACTGCGGGCGCGCAGCCAAACGGCAAGGCGCTCACTGTCGTTCAGCCCGGAGTGCAGCACGTCCACCGGCGCGTTAAAACGTTCACGAAAACGGGCAA
This window contains:
- the priA gene encoding primosomal protein N' encodes the protein MPVVQVALPVPLARNFDYLLPAHLSHAVPGGRVSVPFGKRKAIGVVVSIGEQSDYPLDQLKSVHEVLDSASLFPPSLWHILLWAADYYHYPLGEVLFHAMPVLLRQGKAAEEAPLWQWAITEQGRATPPESLKRAPKQQQALAALRQRPLYRHEVSQHDITEATLQALRAKGLCELHAVTRAMQDWRKTFAVSGERLRLNTEQATAVGAIRSADDRFSAWLLDGITGSGKTEVYLSVLENILANGRQALVLVPEIGLTPQTIARFRERFNAPVDVLHSGLNDSERLAVWLRARSGETAIVIGTRSSLFTPFARLGAIIIDEEHDGSYKQQEGWRYHARDLSVLRARQEDIPVVMGSATPALETLHNVQLGKYHLLSLSKRAGNATRATQLLIDLKGVKLQGGLSPLLIRKIGEHLKADNQVLLFLNRRGFSPTLLCHECGWIAECQRCDRYYTLHQNQRQLRCHHCDSQRPIPHQCPQCGTTHLVPVGLGTEQLEHNLSTLFPGVPLSRIDRDTTSRKGALEQQLAEVHRGGARILVGTQMLAKGHHFPDVTLVSLLDVDGALFSADFRSAERFAQLYTQVAGRAGRAGKQGEVMLQTHHPDHPLLQTLLKQGYDAFAKQALSERKSVFLPPFTSHALFRADDHDNQQASLFLQQLRNLLEASPLKDDSFWVMGPVPALQAKRSGRYRWQLLLQHPSRAVLQRLIKSSLPLVGTLPQSRKVKWSLDIDPAEG